GGCAGTTAATACACTAAATTTTGCACTTTTTAATTTTGCACCTTTTGCACCTAGGCAAAAAGAGTATAGAattagagaagaaaagaagtATACAGCCAAAAGTCAaagccaagaagaagaaaaagcctGTAGGCAAgagtccaggcaagcaggatGCAAATGATGCCATGAATGGAGATGAGAGCAtgaaggaaatgctgctggaggAAAATGGAGTGTCAGACcatgaaggagaaaaagaagctcaggaggcagagctggctgatAAAGTCTCTGTGACTGGTAATAATCAAATCCTCTTAGTTCAATGTTTCCCAGACTGTTCAGCCCTCAGAGCATCACcaggttttattttcatgcagATTTTGTCATTGTTTGGTTTTATTGAAATTGTCCACTTGAAGGAAAAAGGCTCTAGAATGCTTTAATAATTTTCTGAACTAGTCTGGGACTTAACTGTCTTTAGATAACAAAATTCTGGCCTCATGGACAGAGTTACTGTATTTGCCTTGAAACAATGTCATTTTTGATCAGCATTGATAAATCTTATAATACTGATGGATTTTCACTGATGTCTCTTGACACCTCATTTAGTCTTCTGACAGTTCTCTGTTTTCTTGATATTTCCTTTCCCTAAAAAGCTGTTAAGTTCTATGGCAAAGCAAAGCTTGGTTTCTGTCTTATCTCAAAACTAATGTAACAGAATGTGAATATGTGAATTATTCTGTGTGCATtcattgcttttccttttctttaatcACAGTGTCCAGGGATACATCTTCATCTGCATGTGACTATTCTTCATTCAGCTTGCCAAAGCCTTCTGTGACCCAGAAAGCTGCTCCTGTGAAAAAGGATCCACCTAAAGAGAAATCAAGTCAGTATGTTTCAGGGATTTTTAACAGTCCTGTACCAAGGCAGAGTTCCCCATTCTGGACTTGTTTGACTGCAACTTCCCTTCCTAATGTGACACCAGATTAAtgccagagaaagaaaagggtcCTTCTGGAATAATTTGAGGGGTTCTGCTggaactgcagcagcagtgactaaaattgatttttaaatctgatttttcagcTCCTGATGCCTCTCTGAAGAAGAGGAAGCCTCGTTCTATTCTGCCCTTCAGCACATTAATGGATCACAGATCAAAAGAAGAATTGCATCAGGACTGCTTGAGGCTGGCTGCATGCCTGAAAACTAAAGGTATCAGTATAAAATTCAAAATACTTAAAGGATAGGTGCTCTCAAAATCAAGTGTTCAGGGACTTGACTTCAACCacagcacatttttaaaaatcatcacCTTTATCAAAGGGAGTGACTTGGTGTGATATCAAACTTAGATCTGAGTGTTGACCAGCAAATTATTAAATCTACTGTACAGGAAATAAAGTAGAAGACAGAATTATTTGCCAGCACTTGAGTGCTACAGTGACTTAGCACGTTCCTGTTCCCAGCTTTGTGTTAAATCCTAAATATTCATTCTTCTTATCTGGTTTAGATAATAATGAAGATGTGTCCCCTGACCTCAAGGATTGCATCCACCTGGGGCTGTTCACAGACAGGGATTCTCTGCACAAGATGATTGATATGGAAGGTAAGTGGCATAAAGAATATGTCCACTGTAACTGGTATACTCAAGTAGAAAACAAATTGGGAAAAATGCTTGAGTTTTCTTTACTGTGGATTACAGTCTAGGATTAAGAATGAAGCTCTGTGTGAGAAGAATATACATCTTTTTCCCAGATAATTTTTACATCTTTCAGATGCAAACCTGCCTTATCTTGAGCTTGAATGATTTCCCTTTTGCCAAGCTATTTTTCTGTGACAAATGATGCTGTTGCCCTCATCCTGATGGGAAATGTGTTTGCTTCCAACAGGAAAGCACCACTTGGAGAATGGGCATGCAGAGCTCTTCCAGCAGCTCATGCTGTGGAAAGGAGACATGAAGGGTGTCctccaggcagctgctgagagGGGGCAGCTCACAGACCAGCTGGTAGCCATGGCACCCATGGGTAGGTTTGCTCTGGCACCACATGAACTGCTGGGATTGGCTGCCAAGGGTCCCCTCATTCTGGTGGTTCTGGACAGAAACTCAGGAATTAGTCCTTTGTGATATGATTAGCAGTCCTTACAGCTTGCTGCTGGTTTAAGTGTGCTTTTAAGTTACTTTACTGGCAGTGTACATTCAAGCCTTAGTTTTACCTTGTGTTAGGATGGTTAAGAAATAGAAACTAACCTGAGGCAGAGAGGTACATATTGGAGAAACCCAGTGATGGTACCACCCAGGAATTCTTCCAGTCATAAAACTGCCTCCAATGGTGTTGCCTTCTCTTTTGCAGTTGGATACCAGGCCTGGGTTTGGACAGTGGAAGCCTTTGCCAAGCAGCTGTGTTTTCAGGAGCAATATGTGAAGGCTGCCTCCCATCTCCTGTCCATCCATAAAGTCTATGAGGCTATTGAGCTCCTGAAAGTGAACAATTTTTACAGGTTGCTGTATATTTATGTTTAGCATTTTatcttggtttttgtttttttttttttttttgtggggtaGATTGAGCATTTGGGTTCACTCTTTGCACACAGATTAACTTTTCTGTCTGGTTTCCCTTGTGTGCATTAGGGAAGCAATTGTAATGGCTAAGGCCAGGCTGAGACCAGAAGATCCAGTTCTGAAGGAGCTCTACAccagctgggcagctctgctggagaaaGATGGCCATTATTCCATGGCTGCCAAATGGTCAGTGCTACTGGGGGGAAGACAGAATTGGTTCCACGCCCCTAACAAAGAAGGTTCTTGGTTTTGTATCAGTTGAAATCTGTTAACTGGTCTGGTCGTTGGTTGTCTGAGGTGCTTTCTGAGCCTGATCTCACAAAATTTCCTCTAATGTAGGTGGGAAGAGGAGCTCCAGAGAGCAGTTTAGAGCAGAAAGTCTAAATGCCATATTGCAATAAAGCCATCTCTTTCCACTGGAAGTTTTTGAAAACGAGTTTAGCAAGACTAAGATTAGGTTGTCTACAAAAAGGCTGTGTGAGATTTCCAACCTTTCCACTGGAAACATGCAGTGCAGCAGTTCATCTTGATTTTCTTGAAGCCTTAGCTAATACCCTGGTCATTGGGGtatcctgctccagctggagtgTTTTGACTCTGTGACTACCAAAATTACTAACACCTCTTGAAGTATTTTGGCTGGAGTAGTGTGCTCTGCTTGATGCTGATTTCAGTTCTGGCATTTTTGTGGGTCTCTCACTTGTGAAAGGATTTGAATGAAACCCAGAGAAATGCAGTAGGGACAAACAGCTGTATATAACCTTTGTCTCCTGAATCTGTTTAGTTTTATTGCTCATCCAAGCCATGTGTGGCATGCAGACCACCAGAGATTTCAGTCCTGACTTTTAGGCTGTGTGACTTCCCCTTTGTGGCTTTGCCTCAGATTCTTCACCATATGTCTGTAGTAAACTTTGATAAGAAAAAGTGATGAGAGCTTTGAGAACCTGTGGAAAATCCAGAGTCATCTTCATTTGTGTATTTGTGCTACTGTGTTACAATACAACTTAAAACTATTTTAGTACCAATCAACTTGTTTTGCTCTTATCTTTTTCAGTTATTTGGGAGCTTCCTCACCCTATGATGCAGTTAAAGTGTTGTCAAAAAAGGGGGATGTGGCATCTCTTAAAACTGCTGCTGAGCTTGCTCTGATATCTGGGGAGGAGGAGTTGTCAGCAACTTTGTCTTTGAGATGTGCCCAAGACCTGCTGTTATCCAGGAACTGGGTGGGAGCTCAGGAAGTCCTTCAGCAGCATAAAACTTTATTTGTGAGTCTGGTCCTTTCCTTTCCACCTTCTTCAGTGTTGTCTCTCTACAGATTAACATAACTTGGCACCAGTTCTCATTTTTTAATAGTCTGCAGTTGGTCCTTTGGGCTGGTTTTgcctcaaaatatttttctaggaGTAAATTGGAATGATCCTATGGAATGCTCATGGTGAGGAGGCATGTAGACTCTGTGCTTGTTGTTGTATGGGAGGCTGTAGAGAAGAGTGGGATTCTTGTAATACTGatcatgaaaaggaagaagtgaaGTATTTGCTATTTATATCAAAGGAACAAATGAGCCAACTGCAAGTCCAGGCTTAgatttgaaatgtttttgtgGACTGAGAAGCAGGTGGCTACCTTGGCTTGAGGTTTCCTTCTGACTTCCCTTAGGCTCTGTCACCAAGAAGCTGCTACCAGACATGATGTTCTGAAGTCACTCTACCTGCTATGGCAGCAAGGGATTGTTTTTATGGTTGCAACAGCTcagtgcatttttttccctccttgttAAAGGGACAGAGACTGGTTTTCTGCCTGaatgagctgctctgcagctgcctcagtGAGAGGAATCCCTGTGAGAGAAagagccctgtgcccccctgttaccacagctgggagctgaaCAGAGAGGCCCCATTTTTGGACATGGTGACACAAGTGTGGCAGAACGTGCTGGGCATGGACACCTCTGAAAAAGCAACCTGTGCACAGGAACAGCTTGGCAGGATTGAGCATCCTCCTTCAACCAGCAACACACACCCAAAGCAGGTAAATGGATTTTGATCTGTGCAGGCACAAATCCTTACTTGGGGATGGGCAGTAAACCCAGCCACTGTGTGGTGTTGCAGCAGCCATTCCCAGGGAACTGATGTCTGcaccctgctgcaggatggggtTTTAGTCTGGGAGAGGGACAGCTTTGTGTAGCACCAGTTTGTTTCTGTGCAGGGTAAGAGCTGACATAGCTCTTAGGGGTTGGGATCAGCACTGAGGTCACTGAGATGTGCTGGATGGGAGTGACTGACAGAACTGAGTGGTCTCAGCAGTGATTCTGTTAGGGGAGGAAGGGCTGCTTGTTGTCAAATTAGTTTGCAAGGTCTCTCCATAGGctggtgctcctgcagctcttctcTGTGACCACAGTGAGTCACTGCTCCCCCTTCTCATCTGTTTGCTAAGACACAGGCAAGCACAGTGGCTGATTTTACAGTTCCAGGTGATGTAGAAATGCTCTATCACCTGCATGAAGGAGACTGTAAATTGCATTGTCACTAAAATTGCTTTTGGTCAAGTCATGTGCTTCTGGGCTCTTCTACAATTGTCATAAGTTCACACTTTGCAGTAAAACTGTTAACTGTGCTCTCTGGTGCTTCCTTTAGGTGCTTTTCCATATCTCTCATGACCTGGCCCTTGCAGCCCTGAGCTGTCGCTTGGGTATGTGGGATGAGGCAGTGAAAAGTATTCTTGGGGCTGTGACTCGCAGTTTTGATGCTGGGAATTTCACTCTGATGCAGGAGATTTGCAGTATCATCCTTCCTGAGGGTGAGTCTCTCCTTGTGTCTCTTCTGGCCTTTGTAGGTTATGCAGTGCATTTATGTTGTGGCTTGTGATTATGTGACTCTTGTGTTTTGCAGCTTGAGACCAAGGAAGTTTGCTGTAGCTGATGAGAGCATTTTATCTAGAACAGAGTAATTTGTTCACAAAGATGCCAAAGATGTTTTTACTTTCATAGTTTGtgcactgctctgccagcaTCTGAGTAGATCCCTGATTTGGGTTTCCAGGCTTTCCTGGTTCATTTACCAGATCTGCTTATTGCCTTTGGAAAGTTCCATGAACTATTTGTAATCCTTTTCTCATTATTAGGCTGTGATGACCTGAGACACAAACTGGACAGTACAAATTCTCAGAGCATGGACGCCTGCAGGAGTCTGGAGGGCTTTGTGGCTTACAGACAGCTCTATGACCTGTGGTGGAACTCACCCAAAGGCTCCCTTGGCCTGCAGAAGGCTGTGTTGGGTCCCAGTGAGCATACAGCTCTTGAGAAGAGCTGTGTTTCAGGTGACCCAGCCCCTGAGGATACAGTTCAGCCTGCAGCTGAGATGGGTGAAAACCTCTGCAGTACAACTGAAGTTTCCAAGTGTGAGACACAGACTGACTCAAGAACTGATTCAGTTGATGTGGCAGACAGACAGTCAGCACTGAAGGGTTGCCAAGTGCTCCTTTCAGAAGAGATGGCTGCCTTGCAGAACACCCAGAGGGACATAGCTGAGGTCCAGGAGACTTTAGCAGAGATGATCCGCCAGCATCAGCAGCAGAGGAACAATGTCCAGGAAAACACAAATGGAAACAGCCAGGGAAGCAACCTGGAACAGAGTTCAGAGACTGAATCAGACAAACCATGCTCTGACAGCAACCAGATGAATTGGTAAGACTCAGCACAGGAATGAGTGTGTTGAAAAGTGTtgcttttttgtgtttgtgcaggAAATTCCTTGCTTTGCCTAGACTGCCTGTAATCTCCAGCCCATCACCCAGGAACACTTGAATACACAGCTCAGAAATCTTGCATTTCCCCTGGGCTGAACCACCACATGCATAAGCTCAGTGCAGCTGAACAGTTTTGTGATGCCTGAGGTGTTGTTACAGTGAATAAACAGGGCAGCTTGAAAAAGGGAAGATAATGAAAAGGCTGAGCATGATCAATAGTTCTGGTTTTTTGTTGAACATTGGTTTGGGACTTTGGCAAGAATGAGGTAGAGCATAAAACAGTCAACCAGTTCTCTCCTGTGCTCCTTGTCCAGGAGGGAGGCTGCACAGTCACCTAACAAAAGAGTTACTCATGACACCTGCTCTTCTCTTGACAGCAAAGATGAAGCAAAGCAACCAGTTACACTCCCTGAGCTCACAAAGCAgcttctgaaagcaaagcagaaattaGCTGAATTCCCAGACAATTTAAAGGTAAGTTTTCAGAAGAGCCATTGCAGTTCTGAAAAAAGTCATTCTGTAAGGGCAGCATTATCACAGAATCCCTTTCACACAGAAAGGAACAGTGACATTCCTTGTGATCCTGTGGCAGTTTTGAGAGAGAACTGACACATGGCAGCAGGGTGGTGTTTTTctttcaattattattttccccatgcaatTGGAAGCCAAAGATAAAACTACTGTGGGGGGAACTCAATGAGATATCCTGTATGGATCATCCCATGCATTTTAAGAATAATCCCTTGCTACTCATGTATGAAAAGAATTTATAAACAGTGAAATCAAAAATTTAAACTATAAAATAGCCTATATAGATTAGGAACTGTAGAAATTATACATAACACATTCAAAAACATGTAACCATGGTGACTGAGCAAGAGAGGGCAAACCTGGATAAACGTGAAGAGAAAATGAATCTGACTCCTAGCTGACTGTTCTGAAAAGGCACAAAGCAGTGTCTTTAGAGAGCTGCCTGATTATGTTGAACAACTGTAATAGAAACTGTAGGCATCACCTTGTGGTCCTTTTTTTGCAGGTCTTCCCATTCCCTGACGTGCTGGAGTGCTGCCTGGTGCTCCTTCACCTGggatcccagtgtccccccgagctgcaggaacaggctCTGGCTCTCCTGAGGAAACACAGCGGTGCTGGTGTTTACAAAAAGGCTGGCAGGAGATTCTTGACATGACATTTGAGACCAAAGTGTCTTCCTTGAGCTGCCTCCAGCTACTGAACACTAAGGCTGCTCTTTCTTCAAGTGAAGGCTTCTTTTGATGGCTGTGGCTGTTACTGATACAAAATGTCAGGTTTATACACATCCACTTTTGCTCATCCACTGATACTTATTTAAGGAGACTGTTAGAAAACTGAAAAGCAGTAGTGAACTGTAATAACTGATTTTTgtatagttttttttttatttgttggaCACTATGCTATTGAAAGCTCTTGCTGTTTATATGCAAGAGAAAGTTTTGAGCAGCTGTGTAGTCTttcagcagaggaggaagagctgcCCTCAGGAAAATCAATGGTTTCTGTAAGCAAACTGACCCTTAGGCCAGTATTGTTCTTAAAAGCTTTGTgagtttattttctctcctttaaATAAAGTCTTCTATCACCATGAATTGGTATTTCATTTGATGTATAGAAATAAGTTCTTTAGAATGGTGCTATTCTAGAAAGTACCAAAACCAGTCATGGATTTTGCAGTCTTGAACATGCAGTATTTTGACCAGTCTTACAGCTTACTTAAAGGCTTTGTCTGTCTTGTTAGAAAAAGTAACTTCTATGAAAAGCACAAGGGTGCATAAGCCTTAGTGAACACAGCATCTTAGTCATTTTTAGAAGCAAGGTTTTTTAAATGCAGCAAAAAAAGTTGATGGGGGAAAGTGTGCATCATGAATGGAGAAAGTTTCAAGGACAGTAAAGATCACTGTTTAAGAATTAAAACGAGGAGTGATGGATTTTTACATCAAAAGCTGTTCGATTCTTCCAGCCAAAATGCAAACTTAATCCTGACAGATTTCCTGCTTCAAGCTGAGTAAAGCCTCAGAACAACTTCAAGAGCAGCAGGTGAAAGCCAGGGGTTAGACTGAAACAAGATCACTGATTAAACACATCTACAGAGGCAGTGTTGCCACCAATTTCAATTTGCTAAATTCCTTACAAAGCACCTGAAAACCAGGCGGGGGAGCCAGTGCTTCACCAAactgccttctgcactcagAGCCACCGGAGTTTAGATGAACAGAAAACTTCACACACAAGTTTGTCCTTTCAAGTGGCCACTGCAGTGTAGGAATACAGAGTGAGctgtgctgagagcagcagggagagaaccagctctgccagagctcttcagctcagctctcctcagctACTGTACAAGAAGCTCCAAAGACATTTCACTAAATGGTAAAGGAAACAAACTTCAGCATCTTCAGGCATGTATCTCCCAAATTCAGATTCCAGAACTTCAACTATGGAAATTCTAGTGCTTGATGGAAAATCCAAAACAAAGCctggtttaaaaaaatttattttacaaaaaataaaaactagtCTTTACAAACATTTCAAATACCAGCTCTAAACCTCAACTCTTTAATATTGGATTAAGCTTGTTCAAAATGCCAGACAAAGTCTTAAAAATTTTTAAGTTTGACATGTCCAAAAGGATTTGTTCTTTTAAGAAATGTCATTACAGAGCTGTTAAAAAAATACTATAGAATGTTTTTCAAAGTCAGAATCCCAAGTTCTTCATCCTCTTAACTACTTTTCAGGTGTTTATAATGAAAAAGACCCagaaactcaggaaaaaaaatcagaaactcTGTTTTACCTGTTAAGCATATTGTAAAATTAGGGGCTGGAGAAGCAGGGGGGAGAAGAGGAACAAATATTTGTCCATGCTGACCTAGTTGTGTTGCATGAGATGAATAAAACTTGTAGGTTTAAGTCAAAGAAAACTGAAGTCATAGTATTGGTCCAATCCCCTGTCAAAGGTGAACTTTTGGGCCTCTGAATGTATTTCCAGAACAGTTCCTTAATACCCATAAGAACAAAGCTGAGGCTTAGCATGGGCCAAAGCAGTAACACAGAGAATTAGAAACTAAGGACTGCTGATCAAATCAGCTCCATTAATCTCCATTCCCTCTGTTGTTAAAGCAAATCTCTGCATATTTTTAGCTGCAAGGATCATTTTTAATGTCATCTGTTCCCAAACCTCTGCAGTGATCAAAGGGAGCAATTTCCAGAGACAGATAAAATAAGCCACACATGAGGTGAAGCTGTCACCCTCACAACATGCAGAAGTTTTAAAATAAGCTTTATAAAACACAAATTGCAAATTTGCGTGGGTGTCTGTGTCCATTTTCACTGCATTTCCCAACCCTCAGCTCTACCCAATATTCTACAGGTAAATCTTCCTTGCAGATTCTGTACagtaaaaagaggaaaaaaccagaGGTATACACAGTAGATTCTGTCCTTTGCCCTTGGTATTAAAAATATAGCAAACCACAAATGCTGGCATTAGGAAATCAGTCAACTCTTCTGGGTTTCAAAGGAAAATGCAGCTCTTCAGTAAAACTGCAAGGCTTGGTGCAGCCTGTGTACTGGAGATGCTTTTTGTTTGAGACACTGTTTAGGGAAAATGGTTGAGGACAGCAGCTGCCAAAATGGTAAACATGTTCTGCTGAGGGGCACCGCTCATCACGGCTGCATGTTGTTGATAATGGCCAAAATGCTCATTTTCTCTTGGGCTGAGTCCACAtcttcattttgtttctgagcCACTCCTGTGCCAAGGCCATACAGTCGTCCACAATACTTTGCATCATCAATTGTATCCTCAAAAAACAactgcagattaaaaaaaaacaaaaagagagaaacaggTATTGTTTAATTGTGCCTCTAAATCAGAAAACATCCAGTGTTAATTAACAGCTCATTTGAAATCAGCCACCTCCAAGATGGAGTGTACAAATTCAAATAAGCAATGAAAGGAGAGTAAACAGAACAAGTCTGTGCCAATAGCATCCTGATAGTGTGAAGTGTGATGGCCACAAGgctcaaaaatcccaaaccaaaacaaacaacacgTTATCCATGTTGACATTTATGGACAGAAAGTGGAGAAGCAAGAACACTGCAGTACCTCTTTCATTCTGAAAAATGCCATTCCTGTGAGGAGAGAGTCTGATCCTGCCTGGTGTTGTCGTCCAATTCGCTGCAAATCCAGCTGGTCTGCCACTTCCTGAAGGCCACCCTGCAAAGAGAACAGAAGAGATTTTATTTTGGAAGATTCATCTCTTGCCAAAATTGCCACATTTCTCCAAAACACGAGGGCAAACAGGGTATGATGAACCAATGCAGATCTCAACAGTACCCACCCTCCAGCTGTGAGTGAAACCCAGTGGGAAATGGTGTTCAAGAGTGCACAAATCACTCTCCTCAAATTTAGGTGCCTTCTTTGTCTGTTGCAAATACTTGAAATAACTGTGGGTACATTCATAGGTTACACAAGCTGGGCCTTTCCCTCCCTTTACTCAAGGGTGTGATTCAGTAGATAAATTACCTTTCAACCCTCTTACCAGTTAAGCCATGGAGTATTTCATGTAAAAGAAATACCCTTGCATGGGAAACATAAATATGCTGAATTATAATTAGCCTCTGATAAACAAACCAGAAGGCTGTGGCAATGTCCCCTTTATAATAAACACATTGGTAAGTCTGAAACTGGGGAGGGCAGGATCCATTAGACACAAACTGTGTCTTAGGTGCTTCTGTGTCACTACTTTTATACACATTCCCATTTTAAGACAATATATGCAGCAGTTCTGCCACTTGTATTCCTGTACATGCACAGTGTTGATACTCATCACCTGCTTGCTGGGGAGATAAAAGTACCTTGAGGTTTTTGCAGCTCTTCATTAAGTACTTCACATCATAGATAGATGGGAAGAAAAGGTTTAAGATATGGAAAAATTCATGTTCCTCTTCTGGTAACCTGGAGTCTGTCAACAACTTCACCATGTAGCCAAAGTCATAaccactgaaaacaaaaccatagAGAAAACCAGGTAAGCAGGCAGTACCTAAAACCCAAGGTACTGCACCTCCTTTTAAAATTCAACAGAATTTTACTTGCTGTGCATTTCAAGCCTTAACATTTTGTGACATTCAAAAAACTCTAGATCTGAGCCAGAACTCATCCTGATTTTCTATGTCAATGCAGGACTTTGGGATGCTCCCCAAGTGCCCTCACTAGCCTTTTGTGGAGCAGCTAAGCCATTGGGAAGAATACACATTTCTTCCCAACTCTGTATATTTCTGTAGCTAAGGGCaatacagaaaagaaggaaacccTGCAAGTATCTGTTGAGACAGAAGGAGGTGATGGCAAGTCCTTTCATTTGTGATACCATGTTGGACCAGAGGCTTCCTGATCAAGTTGGTTGAGATGCTACAAGAAAGATATCTTAACCACACAGGTGGAAGTTCAGAGCACCACCAACATTGtaaggaagaagaaacaaaattctCTACAATGCATTTACTAAGTGCAGAAATCACATTTCAACTTCTTCAAGAGAGGGAGAATGTAACAGCAAAAGGATTCACAAGCAGTCAGAAAGTCAGACCATGAAGTGTCCTTACTTCTTAAACTTGGCTTTCATATCCTAAAGCTTATTTTAAgaactgcaggactgataatTTCTCTCCTTAATATCTGTCAATCTCCATGGAAAATGCAGAGAATTAAGAAGGGTCAGTGAGCATCCTGGACCCACCTGTGGAAGGACAGCCATTTCACACTGTCACTGAGGACAACCCCCGACGTCATGAGCAACTCAGCAAAGTGCAGGGTGTCAATCCCTTCCTCTTCATGCTTCTGGAactgcagcccagagctggcaaggagGTCTATGGAATCCTGAGAGTACATGTCTTccctgaaggaaaaagaaaaagcaagtttGCACTCAGGGTGCTGCCAAGACAAGCTCATTTTAGAAAAATTCTCCCCACACTATGTCAAGAATTGGACTAAGCAGTAGGAAGGATACTTCTGGGTTCCAGTTTGTCCCTCTAGAAAATTCAAACTGGCTCAGTTTCAATACCCCTACTGCAGCCTCCTACAGCTGTAACAAGCTATTCTGTGATCGTAACTAGTCAACACTTCCATTGCTTGTGCAAATTCCAAAGATTCCAGCTCCATAACTGACTGTTTTGAACAATGTCCCTTCTGCAAGGCGAAGGGAAGCACCACAGATGAAGCCCAGAGGAAAGGGGAGTTCCCCCAAACAGGAAGATGTGCAGCTCTAAAGCACTGACCATCATTCCTGtctacatttttccttttcactccACAGCATGCACCACCTTATCAGCACCTCCACTTCCATCTCTGGGAGTACACAGAATTGCATCATCCTTGACTCAGGAAGCAGGACAAGAATGATGTGCTTGGTGGAGAGCTGAGCAGGAACCTGACTTCTCTACTGGTTTGTGTCCTTTGAGGGGGAGGAAACACATAGAGCCAAGTTCTACCAATATGATAACTCATTTAAATGAAGTGATCACACAGCAAAAACCACTTCACTCTGATTTCAATAACTGTAAGAGGCTCACAAATTTGTGGAGTAAATAGTGCAACTTTTGGGGTCAAGAACTGGGTGATCTGCACATAGTAGCTACAAATTCTTGTAATGCCTTCCAACAACAGTTTCATAAAAATAGATTGATTTCCTCTACATATGTAGTTTTGCCAGATAAACCCTTTCTTTATTTCCAGACAGCTCTAGTGGCAATTATGCTGAGTTGATCTTTATAATTACAGGGGAAGGGATAATGAAACTTGTTTCAGCTGCAACCCAGGATATTACAGTATGGAGGAGACAAGAACTGCCACACTCCATTTAACAAGATTCATTCTCCTGAACAGATGTGATGATTACACCAACATGCTTTTAGATCCCAGCTTATACTTAAGCATGGATTTGTAAAgaagtctttttctttttgatgaGACCAGCACATCCATTTATTTTTAGCAGAAAGAGATGGagttttacatatatatatatatatatatatatatatatatgaagtTTCAAACATTGGTCCAGAATAAAAAGGCACACAAAATTATGAAGAGAAAAGGTAGTAAGGATAGAAATTTAGAATTCTAAATTTTAGAACTTAGACTTTGACCTCCAGATACACTGTTAACTCC
The Agelaius phoeniceus isolate bAgePho1 chromosome 15, bAgePho1.hap1, whole genome shotgun sequence genome window above contains:
- the GEMIN5 gene encoding gem-associated protein 5 isoform X1; its protein translation is MAATGTATGTGTGMGVRALPASPNWYSSRCSDVSSDGRLFGFAARHRVCLLDVAAAAPTFYGELIGHTDRISAFAFCHCPGHGGLCASSSDDGSVKIWDSGTLSPVLEYSLHQNPISALHWSPLVKDLIVTGDEKGVIVCYWHNRNDSQQFFPEPRTVFCLTCSPHHENLVAIGYKDGMVVIIDISRKREVVHRLRGHEDEIHGLAWCPVPGEERLPAWQDELQAAPSEEGKVPNGELTQDTATRKGCYLASGSKDQTIRIWSCTRGRSVMTLKLPPTKRRGGAVDPAVKERIWLTVHWPAGHPSDILSSAFGGELLLWNLTQPGKRKWTLLGSSEGQNHSRIVFNLSSVKHQDRELLFSISMDRDVKCWDLSTLDCSWTMPSLGGFVYSLAFSPVDTGCLAIGVGDSMIRVWNTLSINNIYDVKTFWQSIKSKVTALSWHPTKEGSLAFGTDDGKVGIFDTLSSSAKNKPPQISSTYHKKTVYTLAWGPPTPPLISGEESEQPSVTLYSCAGEGIVFQHNPWKLNGEASDINKVIRDTNSIKHKLPARTEVSWKPDGKLLALGNEDGSIEIFQAPNLKLLCTIQQHHKLINAIRWHHEHGTQPELSYLIASGSINATIYVHNLKSVVENSSENPLTITEPFRTLAGHTAKITSLSWSPHHEGRLVSACYDGTAQVWDVMKEEPLCNYRGHQGRLLSVQWSPVEPDCVYTGADDFSVHKWHISKQEHTRPPQGKKSIELEKKRSIQPKVKAKKKKKPVGKSPGKQDANDAMNGDESMKEMLLEENGVSDHEGEKEAQEAELADKVSVTVSRDTSSSACDYSSFSLPKPSVTQKAAPVKKDPPKEKSTPDASLKKRKPRSILPFSTLMDHRSKEELHQDCLRLAACLKTKDNNEDVSPDLKDCIHLGLFTDRDSLHKMIDMEGKHHLENGHAELFQQLMLWKGDMKGVLQAAAERGQLTDQLVAMAPMVGYQAWVWTVEAFAKQLCFQEQYVKAASHLLSIHKVYEAIELLKVNNFYREAIVMAKARLRPEDPVLKELYTSWAALLEKDGHYSMAAKCYLGASSPYDAVKVLSKKGDVASLKTAAELALISGEEELSATLSLRCAQDLLLSRNWVGAQEVLQQHKTLFGQRLVFCLNELLCSCLSERNPCERKSPVPPCYHSWELNREAPFLDMVTQVWQNVLGMDTSEKATCAQEQLGRIEHPPSTSNTHPKQVLFHISHDLALAALSCRLGMWDEAVKSILGAVTRSFDAGNFTLMQEICSIILPEGCDDLRHKLDSTNSQSMDACRSLEGFVAYRQLYDLWWNSPKGSLGLQKAVLGPSEHTALEKSCVSGDPAPEDTVQPAAEMGENLCSTTEVSKCETQTDSRTDSVDVADRQSALKGCQVLLSEEMAALQNTQRDIAEVQETLAEMIRQHQQQRNNVQENTNGNSQGSNLEQSSETESDKPCSDSNQMNCKDEAKQPVTLPELTKQLLKAKQKLAEFPDNLKVFPFPDVLECCLVLLHLGSQCPPELQEQALALLRKHSGAGVYKKAGRRFLT